Proteins encoded within one genomic window of Deltaproteobacteria bacterium:
- a CDS encoding formate--tetrahydrofolate ligase: MAKYDPVKMKDWQIAEIAEAEMIPFDEMCEKLEIPKEERIPYGQKIGRVDYLKCLERLKDKPDGKYIEVTAITPTPLGEGKSTTSMGLIEGLGKRGVNVGGCIRQPSGGPTMNIKGTAAGGGISLLIPMTEFSLGLTGDINNIMNAHNLAMVAATSRLQHEFNYNDEQLAKRNLKRLNIDPKNFEMGWIMDYCAQALRNIIIGMGGKMDGFMMKSSFGIAVSSEVMAILSVFTSLPDLKERLNNIVVCYDKQGNPITTRDLEVGNAMTAWMLPSINPTLMQTVEKQPCFVHAGPFANIAVGQSSIVADQIGLKLFDYHITESGFGADIGFEKFWNVKCRFSGLIPNVSVLTTTVRGLKHHGVNAGALPCPPGKPIPKEYFEATPANFKWLEDGVENMAHHIRTIKKSGIKPVVCINAFHYDSDEEHQLIRRVAEAEGARVAVSRHWQFGGEGALEFADAVMDACKEKPDFKFLYPNELPLRQRVEIIAEQVYGADGVDFSPEATAKAKKFEADPKYNEYATMMVKTHLSLTHDPTKKGTPKGWRLPVRDFLVYGGAKFICPVCGAISLMPGTSSDPAFRRVDVDTKTGKVVGLF, encoded by the coding sequence ATGGCGAAGTATGATCCGGTAAAAATGAAAGATTGGCAGATTGCCGAAATCGCCGAAGCGGAGATGATTCCCTTTGACGAAATGTGCGAAAAGCTCGAAATTCCCAAAGAGGAGCGCATCCCTTACGGCCAAAAAATCGGCCGCGTCGACTACCTGAAGTGTCTGGAGCGTTTGAAAGACAAACCCGACGGCAAGTACATCGAAGTCACCGCCATTACTCCCACTCCCCTGGGGGAAGGCAAATCCACCACTTCCATGGGCCTGATCGAGGGCTTGGGAAAACGGGGCGTCAACGTGGGCGGCTGCATCCGCCAACCCTCTGGCGGCCCCACCATGAACATCAAGGGCACCGCGGCCGGTGGCGGCATCTCACTCTTGATCCCCATGACCGAGTTTTCCCTGGGTCTCACCGGCGACATCAACAACATCATGAACGCCCACAACCTGGCCATGGTGGCCGCTACCTCCCGGCTGCAGCACGAGTTCAACTACAATGATGAGCAGTTGGCCAAACGGAACCTGAAACGTCTGAACATCGATCCCAAAAACTTCGAAATGGGCTGGATCATGGACTACTGTGCCCAGGCCCTGCGCAACATCATCATCGGCATGGGCGGCAAGATGGACGGCTTCATGATGAAGTCCTCATTCGGCATCGCCGTGTCCTCGGAAGTCATGGCCATCCTCTCGGTGTTCACCTCTCTGCCTGACCTTAAAGAACGGCTGAACAACATCGTGGTGTGCTATGACAAGCAGGGCAACCCCATCACCACCCGCGACCTGGAAGTGGGCAACGCCATGACCGCCTGGATGTTGCCTTCCATCAACCCCACCCTGATGCAGACAGTGGAAAAGCAGCCTTGCTTCGTGCACGCCGGCCCCTTCGCCAACATTGCCGTAGGCCAGTCCTCCATCGTCGCCGACCAGATCGGTCTGAAGCTCTTTGACTATCACATCACCGAGTCCGGCTTTGGCGCTGACATCGGCTTTGAGAAGTTCTGGAACGTCAAATGCCGCTTCAGCGGCCTCATTCCAAATGTCTCGGTGCTTACCACCACCGTCCGGGGCTTGAAGCACCACGGGGTCAACGCCGGCGCTCTGCCCTGCCCGCCGGGAAAACCGATTCCCAAAGAATACTTTGAAGCTACTCCCGCCAACTTCAAATGGCTGGAAGACGGGGTGGAGAACATGGCGCATCACATCCGCACCATTAAAAAATCCGGCATCAAACCGGTGGTGTGCATCAATGCTTTCCATTACGATTCCGATGAAGAGCATCAGCTGATCCGCCGGGTAGCCGAAGCGGAAGGCGCCCGGGTGGCGGTGTCCCGGCATTGGCAGTTCGGCGGCGAAGGTGCCCTCGAGTTCGCCGATGCTGTTATGGATGCCTGCAAAGAAAAGCCTGATTTCAAGTTCCTCTATCCCAATGAGCTGCCCCTGCGCCAGCGGGTGGAAATCATCGCCGAGCAGGTCTACGGCGCCGACGGCGTGGACTTCTCTCCCGAAGCCACGGCCAAGGCCAAGAAATTCGAGGCGGATCCCAAGTACAACGAGTACGCCACCATGATGGTGAAGACCCACTTGAGCCTGACCCATGATCCGACCAAGAAGGGGACTCCTAAAGGCTGGAGATTGCCGGTCCGTGACTTCTTGGTATACGGCGGCGCCAAGTTCATCTGCCCGGTATGCGGCGCCATCAGCCTGATGCCCGGCACCAGCTCCGACCCGGCCTTCCGGCGGGTGGATGTGGATACCAAGACCGGTAAGGTTGTCGGCCTGTTCTAA
- a CDS encoding sulfide/dihydroorotate dehydrogenase-like FAD/NAD-binding protein has protein sequence MFEIVAREEMAEGTVVSNWIRAPKIAQKAKPGQFVILRANETGERIPLTMADTDPEKGLINIIYQIVGKSTALFKTLQVGQGFLDVIGPLGQPTHVEKVGKVVCVGGGTGVAVLHPITRGLKQAGNHVFAIIGARTKDLLILEDRMRNASHELFVCTDDGSYGHHGFVTDMLKKVLEDNKDIGLAVCIGPVPMMKFCCKMTKEYNVKTLVSLNPIMVDGTGMCGCCRVTVGGERKFACVDGPEFDGHQVDFEELTARLQSYLEQEKQSYEMFKAK, from the coding sequence ATGTTTGAAATAGTTGCCCGAGAAGAGATGGCCGAGGGCACGGTGGTCAGTAATTGGATCCGCGCCCCCAAAATTGCCCAAAAGGCCAAGCCGGGACAGTTCGTGATTTTGCGGGCCAATGAGACTGGCGAGCGCATCCCCCTGACCATGGCGGATACCGACCCGGAAAAAGGCCTGATCAACATCATCTATCAGATAGTCGGTAAAAGCACCGCCTTGTTTAAGACCCTACAGGTGGGGCAAGGCTTCCTGGATGTCATCGGTCCCCTGGGTCAGCCCACCCATGTCGAAAAAGTTGGCAAGGTTGTCTGCGTGGGCGGCGGTACCGGCGTGGCCGTGCTGCACCCCATTACCCGGGGGTTGAAACAGGCCGGGAATCATGTCTTCGCGATCATCGGCGCCCGCACCAAAGACCTGCTCATATTAGAAGACCGCATGCGGAATGCCTCCCATGAGCTTTTCGTCTGCACCGACGACGGCTCCTATGGGCATCATGGCTTTGTCACTGACATGCTCAAAAAGGTTTTGGAAGATAATAAAGACATTGGCCTGGCAGTCTGTATCGGACCGGTGCCGATGATGAAGTTCTGCTGCAAGATGACCAAGGAATATAATGTCAAAACCCTGGTCAGTCTCAATCCCATTATGGTGGACGGGACAGGCATGTGTGGCTGTTGCCGGGTTACGGTCGGCGGCGAACGTAAATTTGCCTGCGTTGACGGGCCGGAATTTGACGGTCACCAAGTTGATTTTGAGGAACTCACGGCTCGGCTGCAATCTTATCTGGAACAAGAAAAGCAGTCCTACGAGATGTTTAAAGCCAAGTAA
- a CDS encoding 4Fe-4S dicluster domain-containing protein — protein sequence MEQFEGPFLLVDPQRCVGCHTCELACAAAHTQAGSIIGAVLAQERLHRRNRVVQVDAVKLPVQCRQCQDAPCVRVCPTGATYRTETYTAVDQARCIGCRLCMMVCPFGAIHVATTTVAGQEKRAAFKCDLCVDRPEGPACVAACPTRALSLRYPQREADRASQAAARQFLEALGSQPQLGS from the coding sequence ATGGAGCAGTTTGAAGGTCCATTTCTGTTGGTTGATCCCCAGCGCTGTGTAGGTTGCCACACCTGTGAGTTGGCCTGTGCCGCAGCGCATACCCAGGCCGGGAGTATCATTGGCGCGGTGCTGGCCCAGGAACGGCTGCACCGCCGCAATCGGGTGGTCCAAGTCGATGCAGTCAAGCTGCCGGTCCAATGTCGCCAGTGTCAGGATGCTCCTTGTGTGCGGGTCTGTCCCACCGGCGCCACTTATCGCACCGAAACCTATACCGCGGTCGATCAGGCCCGCTGCATTGGCTGTCGTCTGTGTATGATGGTCTGCCCCTTCGGGGCCATCCACGTCGCCACCACCACGGTCGCCGGGCAAGAGAAACGGGCCGCGTTCAAATGCGATCTGTGTGTTGATCGCCCGGAGGGTCCGGCCTGCGTGGCGGCCTGTCCTACCAGGGCGCTTAGTCTACGCTATCCGCAACGAGAAGCTGATCGGGCCAGTCAGGCCGCGGCCCGACAATTTTTAGAAGCTCTTGGCAGCCAGCCGCAACTGGGCAGCTAA
- a CDS encoding type II toxin-antitoxin system VapC family toxin, with protein sequence MSRYVVDASVMLKWVLNDNCEQDQDRARKLLDAWMKGRIELAAPILWQYEVGNFLGRKLPQEAEGKFGLLLDLKVNSLELNENMYRLCFTWMRQNQVTFYDAAYLAVAWAIQGTLVTADAKFANKMKKIGGLCLLQDLDSI encoded by the coding sequence ATGAGTAGGTACGTGGTAGATGCTTCAGTGATGCTGAAATGGGTCCTGAACGATAACTGTGAACAAGACCAAGATAGAGCTAGAAAACTTTTAGATGCCTGGATGAAAGGTAGAATCGAGCTTGCTGCCCCCATCCTGTGGCAATATGAGGTGGGCAACTTTCTTGGGCGGAAACTTCCCCAGGAGGCCGAGGGAAAATTTGGGCTTCTTCTCGATCTTAAGGTTAATAGCCTGGAACTGAATGAAAATATGTACCGGCTTTGTTTTACCTGGATGAGGCAGAATCAGGTTACCTTTTATGATGCTGCTTACCTAGCTGTTGCCTGGGCTATTCAGGGTACACTGGTCACCGCCGATGCAAAATTTGCAAACAAAATGAAAAAAATCGGTGGTCTTTGCCTTTTGCAAGATCTAGATTCAATTTAA
- the gltA gene encoding NADPH-dependent glutamate synthase, translating into MAEEEKPKKEKKEKIPRQKMPEQDPQVRRRNFDEVPLGLTPELAQLEASRCLQCKDPRCVKGCPVEIDIPGFVRLIADGDFVGAIRKLWEKNALPAVCGRVCPQEIQCEGLCILGKKEEPVAIGNLERFAADYQRLYGKPVLPPKADPTGKKVAVVGAGPAGLTVAGDLILKGHEVTVYEALHAPGGVLVYGIPEFRLPKEIVASECNYLERLGVKIVTNAVIGRVETVDELFEQGFDAVFLGVGAGLPMFLNIPGENLIGIYSANEYLTRANLMKAYAFPEYDTPIVVGKNVVVFGAGNVAMDSARVAMRLGADRVRIVYRRSRAEMPAREAEIHHAEEEGIEFFLLTAPTKFIGDDKGRVTGVECLKMELGEPDASGRRRPVPIPGSEFQLECDLAVISVGAGANPLLTKTTPGLTLNKWGYIVADPKTGKTTKKGVWAGGDIVTGSATVILAMGAGRIAANSIHDYLTLGW; encoded by the coding sequence ATGGCGGAAGAAGAAAAACCTAAAAAGGAAAAGAAAGAAAAGATTCCCCGACAAAAGATGCCGGAACAAGACCCCCAGGTCCGCCGCCGGAATTTTGATGAGGTTCCCCTTGGACTGACCCCGGAACTGGCCCAACTGGAGGCCAGTCGCTGTCTCCAATGCAAGGACCCCCGCTGCGTCAAAGGCTGTCCGGTAGAGATCGACATTCCCGGATTTGTCAGACTGATTGCCGATGGTGACTTTGTCGGCGCCATTCGCAAACTCTGGGAAAAGAATGCCCTGCCCGCGGTCTGTGGCCGGGTCTGCCCCCAGGAAATCCAATGCGAGGGCTTGTGTATTCTGGGCAAAAAGGAAGAGCCGGTGGCCATCGGTAATCTGGAACGGTTTGCCGCGGATTATCAGCGCCTCTATGGAAAACCGGTGCTGCCACCCAAGGCTGACCCCACCGGTAAAAAAGTGGCAGTGGTGGGCGCGGGGCCGGCGGGGCTAACTGTGGCTGGTGACCTGATCCTCAAGGGCCATGAAGTGACGGTCTATGAGGCGCTACATGCGCCGGGTGGAGTGCTGGTCTATGGCATTCCCGAATTCCGGCTTCCCAAAGAGATCGTCGCTTCCGAATGTAATTATCTGGAACGCCTTGGGGTCAAGATTGTTACCAATGCCGTCATCGGCCGGGTCGAAACCGTGGACGAACTGTTTGAACAAGGCTTCGACGCGGTCTTCCTGGGAGTTGGGGCGGGCCTGCCGATGTTCCTCAATATCCCGGGCGAAAACCTGATCGGCATCTATTCCGCCAACGAATATCTCACCCGGGCCAACCTGATGAAGGCTTATGCCTTCCCGGAGTATGATACACCGATCGTGGTGGGCAAAAATGTCGTGGTCTTCGGGGCGGGCAACGTCGCCATGGACTCGGCCCGGGTAGCTATGCGCCTCGGGGCTGATCGGGTGCGCATCGTCTATCGCCGTTCTCGAGCCGAGATGCCGGCCCGGGAAGCCGAGATTCATCACGCCGAGGAAGAAGGCATCGAATTCTTCCTGTTAACCGCGCCGACCAAATTTATCGGGGATGATAAAGGCCGGGTTACCGGGGTGGAATGTCTCAAAATGGAATTGGGTGAACCGGATGCCTCGGGCCGCCGTCGGCCAGTGCCCATCCCGGGGTCCGAATTCCAGCTCGAGTGTGACCTGGCAGTGATTTCGGTCGGAGCTGGAGCTAATCCCTTGCTTACCAAGACAACGCCGGGTCTGACCCTTAACAAGTGGGGCTATATCGTCGCTGACCCCAAGACCGGCAAAACCACCAAAAAGGGGGTGTGGGCCGGAGGCGACATCGTTACCGGCTCAGCCACCGTTATTCTGGCCATGGGAGCGGGGCGGATCGCCGCTAATTCCATTCATGACTATCTCACCTTAGGCTGGTAA
- a CDS encoding RlmE family RNA methyltransferase produces MARRIIVDHYARRAKHEHYVSRAVYKLKAIDQKYRLFGPGQRVLDLGCSPGSWLQYLGPRVGLAGLVVGIDRQPPVIDIAPPLYFIAGDLEELNLDQVKALSADFDAVLSDLAPATSGIRDVDHQRSMHLARLAWYWAQELLRPGGHFLVKVFEGLDFAELVKQVRSHFTRTHIVKPAASRSESREIYLLGWRRR; encoded by the coding sequence ATGGCACGCCGAATTATTGTTGACCATTACGCCCGCCGGGCCAAACACGAACATTATGTCTCGCGGGCGGTTTATAAGCTTAAGGCCATTGATCAGAAATATCGGCTTTTCGGCCCCGGCCAGCGAGTTCTCGATCTGGGCTGCAGCCCCGGGTCCTGGCTGCAATACCTGGGGCCGCGGGTGGGGCTGGCTGGCTTGGTGGTGGGGATCGATCGCCAGCCGCCGGTGATCGATATAGCCCCGCCGCTGTATTTTATTGCTGGCGACCTGGAAGAACTCAACCTGGATCAGGTCAAGGCCCTCAGCGCGGATTTTGATGCGGTCCTGAGCGATTTGGCCCCGGCCACCAGCGGCATTCGGGATGTCGACCATCAACGCTCTATGCATCTGGCTCGCCTGGCCTGGTATTGGGCCCAAGAATTGCTGCGGCCCGGCGGCCATTTTCTGGTCAAGGTCTTTGAAGGCCTGGATTTTGCGGAATTGGTCAAACAGGTGCGGTCCCATTTTACCCGGACCCATATCGTCAAACCAGCTGCCTCGCGCTCCGAAAGTCGGGAGATTTACCTGTTGGGCTGGCGCCGGCGATAA